One Sus scrofa isolate TJ Tabasco breed Duroc chromosome 1, Sscrofa11.1, whole genome shotgun sequence DNA segment encodes these proteins:
- the NDUFAF4 gene encoding NADH dehydrogenase [ubiquinone] 1 alpha subcomplex assembly factor 4, whose amino-acid sequence MGAAVTRAVRNFNLENRAEREISKLKPSPAPRHPSTKTLLREQINSHPEIKGEIARKDDKLLSLLKDVYVDSTDPVSSVQVKDTGAHQKPKEFRLPKDHQFDMMNVKNIPKGKISIVEALTLLNNHKLYPDTWTAEKIAKEYHLEQQDVNSLLKYFVTFEVKIFPPGGKKAIQSK is encoded by the exons ATGGGGGCTGCAGTGACTCGTGCAGTCCGGAATTTCAACCTAGAGAACCGGGCGGAACGGGAAATCAGCAAGTTGAAACCTTCCCCTGCTCCCAGGCACCCCTCCACCAAGACCCTCCTGCGAGAGCAGATAAACA gCCATCCAGAAATTAAGGGAGAAATTGCTAGAAAAGATGACAAACTGTTGTCACTACTAAAAGATGTGTATGTTGATTCCACAGATCCCGTGTCTTCTGTGCAG GTCAAGGATACAGGAGCACATCAGAAGCCAAAGGAGTTCAGGTTGCCGAAAGACCATCAGTTTGACATGATGAATGTTAAGAACATTCCCAAAGGCAAAATTTCTATTGTAGAGGCATTGACACTTCTCAATAATCATAAACTGTATCCAGACACATGGACTGCTGAGAAAATAGCCAAAGAATACCATCTAGAACAGCAAGATGTGAATTCCCTTCTCAAATATTTTGTTACCTTTGAAGTCAAAATCTTCCCTCCGGGAGGCAAGAAGGCAATAcaatcaaaatga